DNA sequence from the Halorussus sp. MSC15.2 genome:
GCTCGGCGTCGGACTGCAGCGACTCGTCGAGTCCGCCGTCCTCGGCGAGTGCAGAGAGGACGTCGGCACACTCCGCCCGCCCCATCGCGTTCAGCGCGCGCCGGCGAAGCGGTCCGTCGAGTCCGCTCATCTGGGCGAGGACGGCCAGTTTGTCGCACTCGCCGTCGTCTGCGAGCGCGTCGATGGCGTCCTCGCGCTCGTCTCGGTTCAGGTTCTTGCTGACCGCGGTCTGGAAGTTCTGGCTCGGGGAACTCATCGCGCCACCGATACGGCGTCGCCGCGGATAAGCGTTCGACGTACGGAATCGGACCGTTTCGGACGGCGGACGTGACCCTGCTCCCGAGCAAACACGTTTATTCGACTCCCTGCCGTCGGCTTCCCCATGGCCGAATCACCGCGAACGAATCGCCTCCGCCGTCTCCTCGACGGCGACGACGTGGCGCTCGGCGTCCTCGACAACACGTACAGTCCGACGCTCGTGGAGTTCTACGGCGAACTCGGTCTCGACTTCGTCTGGACCGACCTCGAACACGCCGGGCCGAGTCCGTGGGACGGCGAGCGACTCGACGACCTGCTCCGGGCCGCCGACGCGACGGACATCGAACTGCTGGTGCGGATTCCGTCGCCCGACCCCGCGCTCGTGCGGAAGGCCCTCGACGCCGGCGTCCGCAACCTCTTCGTCTCGCGGGTCGAGACGGCCGAGGAGGTCCGGCGAGCGGTCCGCGCCTCCCGGTTCCGGTACGACGGCGACGCGGGCGACCGGGGGTTCGCCAACCCGCGCGCGAGTCGCTGGGGGACTGCCGACGACTACGTCCGGACCGAGGACGAGGAGACGCTCGTCGGCGTGACGATAGAGAACCGGACTGCGCTCGACAACCTCGACGAGATTCTCGACGTGCCCGAACTCGGCTTCGCGTTCGTCGGCCCGCTCGACCTCGCGGTGTCGTTCGGCCACCCCGGCGAACCGAACCATCAGGAGGTTCAGGACGCCGTGGCGGAGATAGAGCGGGCGAGCATCGACGCCGGAGTCCCGCTCGGCGGACTCGGGTTCGGAATGGCGGACGTGAACGAGAAGGCCGACTCGGGGTACCAAATACTGAACCTCGGTAGTACGACGGGAGCGGTCAAGCAAGTGGTCACGTCGTGGCTCGACGACTACGACGGGTGAGAGCGCGGCCACCACGCGGACGTCGACGGTGAATTTAGCAGTCGGCGACCACCGTCGGCCCGCAGGAATATTGGGTTCGATGTCCAACAGCCGTTGTCCCATATGAGTACACCAGCAGACCACTTCGAGACCGCACTCGACGAGTCGAGCGACGCGGCGGCCCGCGAACGAGCTATCGGCGAACTCGAAACCGCCAACGAGTGCGACAGACTCGCGGACCTCGCCCGCGAGGACGACCTCGACGAGACGTATCGAGAACAGGCGCTCTCCGGTCTCGCACATCCCCAGTGCAAGTCGATGTTGCGCCAAGTCGCCGAAGACGGAGACCTCCCGGAGTCGCTGCGCGACCGGGCCGAGACGCTCCTCGAAGACACGCCGGACGACTCCGGGGCGGGTCCGTAGCGGTTTCTCTGCCGACTGTTTCGGACGACGTACTGAAACGTCGGTACCGGAGTCGTGAATCGTCGCGCGAAAAAGGGAAGAGCGTTCGTTACTTCTGAGACCGGAGCTATCCGAACATCTCGCGCATCATCGGGTGCATCTCCATCAACTGCTCTTCGGCAATCTCCTCGTAGAGCTTGTACGTGATGGAGACCGTCAGCAGCAGGCCCGTTCCGGAGACGCCGCCGATGGTGCCGAGCATGTTCGCCAGCACGGCCAGCAGGCCAACGAGCGCACCGCCGATGACGGTGACCTGCGGGATGTAGCGCTCCATGACCTTCTCGATGACGCCGGTGTTCTGGCGGAAGCCGGGAATCTGCATCCCGGAGTTCTGAATCTGCTTGGCGGTCGCCTCCGGTCCCATGTCGGTGGTCTCCACCCAGAAGACCGCGAAGATGGCACCGCCGACGACCATGAACGTCAGGTCGATGAGGACCCGGAGGATGACCTGCCACGGCTCCTGCCCGATGGTCCCGGCCCACCACATCCATTGGCTCGGTTTCTGAATCGGTGCGAGGTAGTAGAACAGCCCGCCGGTGGGCGTCCCCTGCGAGTACGTCCCGAGCCAGTTGGGCATCCCGCTCGCGCCGAGCTGGTTGTAGAGGATGCGGCCGAGGAACTGGAGGTTGGCCTGGAGCGCCCGGACGAGAATCATCGGCAGGACGCTGGCGTAGATGAGCTTCACGGGGAAGCGACCCCGAGCGCCCTTGACGCGGGCGTGGCTCAGGGGAATCTCGACCCGGACGCTCTCGGCGTACACGACGACGGCGAAGATGAGGACCGTCGTGACGAGCGCGATGACGTCACCGTCGCCGATGAGCAGGTACTGAATCCCGCTCGCTGTCAACAGCGACGGTACGTTCTGAGCGCTTCCGGTAATCAGCCCTATCCACGTCGGGATGAGACCAGTGCGTCCCGGGAGGCTCGGCCACGCGAACAGACCGCCGAGGAGCTTCTGGCTGACCCCGGCGATGATGAATAGACCGATACCACTCCCGACACCCCACTTGCTGATTATCTCGTCCATGAACAGGACGAGGATGCCGCCGACCGCGATTTGGGCGAAGATGAGCCACTTGACGCCCATCGTACCGAACGGGAGACTCTGGGCGACCTGCGGGTCCACCTGCAGGAAGCCGCCGGCGAACACCATCGGCAGGCCCGTCAGGAAAATCATCGCGACCACCAGCACCTTCTGGAGACCCTGATAGAGCACTTGGTCCCGGGGGTCGTCAGTGTCGAGTCCGAGCAGGTCCGCGCCGCCAAGCAACTGGAGGACGATGGATGCGGTGACGATTGGACCGATGCCCAGTTGGAGGACAGTACCCTGATTGCCTGCCAGAATCGAACGGAACTGACCGAAGGCGTCCGGACCTCCGATGTTGACCCCGTACAGGAAGACGTTCGTGAGGAAGAAATACAGAACCAACACGCCCGCGGTCCATCCAAGCTTCCGCTTGAACGGAACGTGGCCCTCCGGACGCCTCACGGATGGCATCCGGGTGAGTACTGGTTCTGCTGCTTCTTTCCAACTCATATATCGCAATACATCGGACGGGGGCTTGTATGTGCTTCGCTTTGAACCACGGCACGAGCGTGACGAAATACCACGGCCGTCCGACGGACGAGGGCGTTTGGCACGCCGTCGGTTCGACCGGATATCGGATGCGAGTGCTTTTCCCGTTCACCGGACCTACCCGAGTTCGTGAACGACATCTGGGACTCGGACGACGACCGAACCGCGGACGACTCGACCGGCGACGGCGAGGACAGGTCCGCCGAGGACGCGGCGACTTCGGAAGACGGTCGGGCCACCGACGACGAACGGAGCTACCGCGTACTGGACGCCCCCGAAGACGGCGGGGTTCGACTGCTTGACCGCCAGACCTTCGAACCGGTCGTCACCGCCGAGACGGGCCACGACGCGCCGGTCGAAGACCTCCGGCCGGGATACCTCGTCGATGCCGACCTCGACTGGACGAGACCGGAGCCGACGGTCCAGTCGCTCTCGGTGCGACGCCCGACGCTGTACGTCTTCGCCGACGGCGTCGAACCGATGTTCGAGGCGGCCCGCGAGACGTGGACCGACGCGCGCGCCGCCGGCGACTCCATGAACAGCCGCGTGACCAGAAATACCGACAACGAGGTCAACGGCGTCCTCTACGTGTTCGCCGAGGACCCGACTAACGGTACGTTCGAGGCGTTCCGAGACGGGACGCGACCGCTCGAACCGCTGGTCGATAGGGTGAACGAGCGCGAGGGCGCTACGTCACGGGAAGTGTTCGTGCTTCGACCCGAAGGCGGGGAGTTCGTCGTCGTCACCATCGCGCTCCAGAAGGGCGGGCAGTTCGCCGACACGCTCCGGGAGACGTACGACGCGTCGCGGCCGTCCGAACCGCTCGAATAGCCGTGGACTGCTCTCGTGACGCCGTGGCTCCACGTCTGGGTCTCGCGCTCCCGCCATCAGTCGTTCCCGAGGAGGACCGCTCCGAGAACCCGACGCTCGCCGCGGCGCAGTATTTCGCTCGCGGTGGACTTGTCGATTTCCAGCGTCTCCGCGAGGTCGGCCAGCGTACACTCGCGAGGCACCTCGAAGTAACCCTCGCGGAGCGCCGCGTTGAGACACTCTCGCTGGCGGTCGGTCAACAGGCCGCCGTGACCGGTTAGCCCGCCCTCGCGGTCGGTCCGACTGTCCGTCTCGTCGCCGGTCTCGACCACTGACAGGAGGTCGTAGTCGAAGGCGCTCTCGTCCAGCGCGGTTCCGACCGCTTCGAACTGCTCGCGGGTCGCGGTCAGGTCGAACTCGAAGCGCCCGTCGGTGACGACGACGGGGAACTCCGGCGGGAGTGACGACCGGCCCAGAAAGTCGTAGAGTCGCTGGTCGGTCACTTCGTACTGGGCGAGCGTGCGCTCGTCGGCGGTGTAGAGCAGGTCGTACGCGACGACGTCTGGGTGGGACCGAATCGCCTCGCTCGCCGACACCGCCTCGTCGCCGACGATTTCGCCCAGTTCCATCGCTCGGTCGTCGACCGGAACGCCGGTGAGCAGTCGAAACGTCGCGTCCGGGAACGACCGCGAGACCGTCGAAATCCAAGAGTCCTCGGGGAGCGCCATCCGGAACCGCCCTCGAATCACGGCGACTCTCCGCTCGTCGTCGCGTCGTTTCGTCGCGCCGCCCCCAACATGTTGGTGCAAGCTCTATCGACCAGCGGCATAAATCCCCGTGTATGACCGATTCGTCTCACGGGACGCCCGACGAGGGCCGAATTCACACCGAGCGAACGACTGCGCAACTGGACGGCGAGTTCGTCGTGTTCGTCATCGGGATGCGGCTCAACCGTCTGTGGAAGGTCCACAAGTGGCTCCCGGTGGCGGCGGCGATGCCTCGGATGCTCCGGGAACTCGACGCCGACCCGGAGTCCGGTCTCCTACACCACGAGAGCCTGTTCGGATGGCGACTCCTCGTCTCGGTGCAGTACTGGGACTCCTTCGAGGAGCTTCGAGCCTACGCGCGGGACCTCGACCGGGAACACGTCCCGGCGTGGGCGTCGTACAACGAGTCGAGCGCCGGCACCGGCGACGTCGGCATCTTCCACGAGACGTACGTGGTCGAGGGCGACGACTACGAGAGCCTCTACAGCGACATGCCGCAGTTCGGTCTCGGGGCGGCCGGACGGCTCCGCTGGGCCGACGACGAGGCCGAAACCGCGGGCAAGCGACTCGGGGTAGCCGACGACGACCTGCTGGTCGGCGACGACGGACGCGTCGGCCAACGCGACCGATAGCTCTCGGCGAGCGAGGTCGGCGACGAGGCTCAGGCGCTACAGACTCTGTGGAGGTCGTCCAGACACTCTATCTCCCACGTGGCCAGACGTTGAGTTCCCAGTCGCGGCGGTGGGGTCGTCGGATGAACGCGGAGTCGATGCCCGCGTTCTCGGCGGCCCGGATGTCGGACTCGTTGTCGCCGACGAACAGCGCCGAGTCGGCGTCCAAGTC
Encoded proteins:
- a CDS encoding HpcH/HpaI aldolase/citrate lyase family protein, which translates into the protein MAESPRTNRLRRLLDGDDVALGVLDNTYSPTLVEFYGELGLDFVWTDLEHAGPSPWDGERLDDLLRAADATDIELLVRIPSPDPALVRKALDAGVRNLFVSRVETAEEVRRAVRASRFRYDGDAGDRGFANPRASRWGTADDYVRTEDEETLVGVTIENRTALDNLDEILDVPELGFAFVGPLDLAVSFGHPGEPNHQEVQDAVAEIERASIDAGVPLGGLGFGMADVNEKADSGYQILNLGSTTGAVKQVVTSWLDDYDG
- the secY gene encoding preprotein translocase subunit SecY — its product is MSWKEAAEPVLTRMPSVRRPEGHVPFKRKLGWTAGVLVLYFFLTNVFLYGVNIGGPDAFGQFRSILAGNQGTVLQLGIGPIVTASIVLQLLGGADLLGLDTDDPRDQVLYQGLQKVLVVAMIFLTGLPMVFAGGFLQVDPQVAQSLPFGTMGVKWLIFAQIAVGGILVLFMDEIISKWGVGSGIGLFIIAGVSQKLLGGLFAWPSLPGRTGLIPTWIGLITGSAQNVPSLLTASGIQYLLIGDGDVIALVTTVLIFAVVVYAESVRVEIPLSHARVKGARGRFPVKLIYASVLPMILVRALQANLQFLGRILYNQLGASGMPNWLGTYSQGTPTGGLFYYLAPIQKPSQWMWWAGTIGQEPWQVILRVLIDLTFMVVGGAIFAVFWVETTDMGPEATAKQIQNSGMQIPGFRQNTGVIEKVMERYIPQVTVIGGALVGLLAVLANMLGTIGGVSGTGLLLTVSITYKLYEEIAEEQLMEMHPMMREMFG
- a CDS encoding DUF6663 family protein, with amino-acid sequence MNDIWDSDDDRTADDSTGDGEDRSAEDAATSEDGRATDDERSYRVLDAPEDGGVRLLDRQTFEPVVTAETGHDAPVEDLRPGYLVDADLDWTRPEPTVQSLSVRRPTLYVFADGVEPMFEAARETWTDARAAGDSMNSRVTRNTDNEVNGVLYVFAEDPTNGTFEAFRDGTRPLEPLVDRVNEREGATSREVFVLRPEGGEFVVVTIALQKGGQFADTLRETYDASRPSEPLE
- a CDS encoding helix-turn-helix domain-containing protein codes for the protein MHQHVGGGATKRRDDERRVAVIRGRFRMALPEDSWISTVSRSFPDATFRLLTGVPVDDRAMELGEIVGDEAVSASEAIRSHPDVVAYDLLYTADERTLAQYEVTDQRLYDFLGRSSLPPEFPVVVTDGRFEFDLTATREQFEAVGTALDESAFDYDLLSVVETGDETDSRTDREGGLTGHGGLLTDRQRECLNAALREGYFEVPRECTLADLAETLEIDKSTASEILRRGERRVLGAVLLGND
- a CDS encoding DUF4188 domain-containing protein, translating into MTDSSHGTPDEGRIHTERTTAQLDGEFVVFVIGMRLNRLWKVHKWLPVAAAMPRMLRELDADPESGLLHHESLFGWRLLVSVQYWDSFEELRAYARDLDREHVPAWASYNESSAGTGDVGIFHETYVVEGDDYESLYSDMPQFGLGAAGRLRWADDEAETAGKRLGVADDDLLVGDDGRVGQRDR